One stretch of Streptomyces sp. 135 DNA includes these proteins:
- a CDS encoding Fur family transcriptional regulator, with the protein MSDLLERLRGRGWRLTAQRRVVAEVLNGDHVHLTADEVLARATDRLPEISRATVYNTLGELVSLGEVLEVATDGRAKRYDPNAHRPHQHLICSDCGAIRDVHPTGDPLSALPDSERFGFTVSDVEVTYRGHCPDCARA; encoded by the coding sequence ATGAGTGACCTGCTGGAACGGCTGCGGGGGCGCGGCTGGCGGCTGACCGCTCAGCGCCGGGTGGTCGCGGAGGTGCTCAACGGCGACCATGTCCATCTCACCGCCGACGAGGTGCTCGCGCGTGCCACCGACCGGCTGCCGGAGATCTCCCGGGCCACGGTCTACAACACCCTCGGCGAACTGGTCTCGCTGGGCGAGGTCCTTGAGGTGGCCACGGACGGCCGCGCCAAGCGCTACGACCCGAACGCCCACCGCCCCCACCAGCATCTGATCTGCTCGGACTGCGGCGCGATCCGGGACGTCCACCCCACCGGCGATCCGCTGAGCGCGCTGCCGGATTCGGAGAGGTTCGGCTTCACCGTCTCCGACGTCGAGGTGACGTACCGGGGCCACTGCCCGGACTGCGCCCGCGCCTGA
- a CDS encoding acyl-CoA dehydrogenase family protein gives MADALLFNPRTYDPTHFDPETRRLLRATVDWFEARGKRKLIEDYRSRVWLADFLEFAAKEGLFATFLTPASAAEDGSDKRWDTARIAALNEIFGFYGLDYWYAWQVTILGLGPVWQSDNAAARERAAELLAQGEVFAFGLSEKAHGADIYSTDMLLEPDSDGAGGFRATGSKYYIGNGNAAGLVSVFGRRTDVEGPDGYVFFAADSRHEAYHLVKNVVDSSKYVSEFRLEDYPVGPEDVLHTGRAAFDAALNTVNVGKFNLCTASIGICEHAMYEAVTHAHHRILYGRPVTAFPHVRRELTDAYVRLVGMKLFSDRAVDYFRSAGPDDRRYLLFNPMTKMKVTTEGEKVIDLTWDVIAAKGFEKDNYFAQAAIEIRGLPKLEGTVHVNLALILKFMRNHLLDPAEYAPVPTRLDAADDAFLFRQGPARGLGSVRFHDWRAAYAAYASVANVARFREQADALCEFVTTAAPDEEQSRDLDLLLAVGQLFALVVHGQLILEQARLTGLDEDVLDELFAVLVRDFSAHAVELHGKDSATEEQQRWALGAVRRPVVDEARSARVWETVESLAGAYEMAP, from the coding sequence ATGGCCGACGCGCTGCTGTTCAACCCCCGCACCTACGACCCGACGCACTTCGACCCGGAGACCCGCAGGCTGCTGCGCGCCACCGTCGACTGGTTCGAGGCCCGCGGCAAGCGCAAGCTGATCGAGGACTACCGCTCCCGCGTCTGGCTGGCGGACTTCCTGGAGTTCGCCGCCAAGGAGGGGCTCTTCGCGACCTTCCTCACTCCCGCCTCGGCCGCCGAGGACGGCTCCGACAAGCGCTGGGACACCGCCCGGATCGCCGCCCTCAACGAGATCTTCGGCTTCTACGGGCTCGACTACTGGTACGCCTGGCAGGTCACCATCCTGGGTCTCGGCCCGGTGTGGCAGAGCGACAACGCGGCGGCGCGTGAACGGGCGGCCGAACTGCTCGCCCAGGGCGAGGTGTTCGCCTTCGGTCTGTCGGAGAAGGCCCATGGTGCCGACATCTACTCGACCGACATGCTCCTTGAGCCGGACAGTGACGGTGCCGGCGGCTTCCGGGCCACCGGCTCCAAGTACTACATCGGCAACGGCAACGCCGCCGGGCTCGTCTCCGTCTTCGGCCGCCGCACCGACGTGGAGGGACCCGACGGGTACGTCTTCTTCGCCGCCGACAGCCGCCACGAGGCGTACCACCTGGTCAAGAATGTCGTCGACTCCTCGAAGTACGTGAGCGAGTTCCGCCTGGAGGACTATCCGGTCGGCCCTGAGGACGTCCTGCACACCGGCCGCGCCGCCTTCGACGCCGCCCTGAACACGGTCAACGTAGGCAAGTTCAACCTCTGCACCGCCTCGATCGGCATCTGCGAGCACGCGATGTACGAGGCCGTGACCCACGCCCACCACCGCATCCTCTACGGGCGCCCCGTCACCGCCTTCCCGCACGTGCGCCGCGAGCTGACCGACGCGTACGTCCGTCTCGTCGGCATGAAGCTGTTCAGCGACCGCGCCGTCGACTACTTCCGCTCCGCCGGGCCCGACGACCGCCGCTACCTCCTCTTCAACCCGATGACGAAGATGAAGGTGACCACGGAGGGCGAGAAGGTCATCGACCTGACGTGGGACGTCATCGCCGCCAAGGGCTTCGAGAAGGACAACTACTTCGCCCAGGCCGCGATCGAGATCCGGGGGCTGCCCAAGCTGGAGGGCACGGTCCACGTCAACCTCGCGCTGATCCTGAAGTTCATGCGCAACCACCTGCTCGACCCGGCTGAGTACGCCCCCGTGCCGACCCGTCTCGACGCGGCCGACGACGCGTTCCTCTTCCGGCAGGGACCGGCCCGCGGGCTCGGCTCCGTGCGCTTCCACGACTGGCGCGCCGCCTACGCCGCGTACGCCTCGGTGGCGAACGTGGCCCGCTTCCGGGAGCAGGCGGACGCGCTGTGCGAGTTCGTCACGACCGCCGCCCCCGACGAGGAGCAGAGCCGGGACCTGGACCTCCTCCTCGCCGTCGGTCAGCTGTTCGCGCTGGTCGTGCACGGCCAGCTCATCCTGGAGCAGGCGCGTCTGACCGGGCTCGACGAGGACGTCCTCGACGAACTGTTCGCCGTCCTCGTGCGCGACTTCTCCGCGCACGCCGTCGAACTGCACGGCAAGGATTCCGCCACCGAGGAGCAGCAGCGCTGGGCCCTGGGTGCGGTGCGCCGCCCGGTCGTCGACGAGGCCAGGTCGGCGCGAGTGTGGGAGACCGTCGAGTCGCTGGCCGGGGCGTACGAGATGGCGCCGTAA
- a CDS encoding PadR family transcriptional regulator, whose translation MALEHAILVSLLEKPGSGYELARRFERSIGYFWTATHQQIYRVLKRMEGDGWIDAREVAQQARPDKKEYSVTAQGRSVLSAWLHEPIAPESVRHELAVKIRGAAFDDPVALIREVERHRQEHADRLARYLAGERRDFTGPEAPTPPDAAQELQHVVLRGGIAYERMTLAWLDDVIDTLHRLGPQG comes from the coding sequence ATGGCGCTAGAGCACGCGATCCTCGTCTCGCTGCTGGAGAAGCCGGGCTCCGGCTATGAGCTGGCCCGGCGGTTCGAGCGGTCCATCGGGTACTTCTGGACCGCCACCCACCAGCAGATCTACCGCGTCCTCAAGCGCATGGAGGGCGACGGCTGGATCGACGCCCGTGAGGTGGCGCAGCAGGCGCGGCCGGACAAGAAGGAGTACTCCGTCACCGCCCAGGGGCGGTCCGTCCTGTCCGCGTGGCTGCACGAACCCATCGCGCCCGAGAGCGTCCGGCACGAGCTCGCCGTGAAGATCCGCGGTGCCGCCTTCGACGACCCGGTCGCGCTGATCCGCGAGGTCGAGCGGCACCGCCAGGAGCACGCCGACCGGCTCGCCCGCTACCTCGCGGGGGAGCGGCGCGACTTCACCGGCCCCGAGGCTCCCACGCCACCGGACGCCGCGCAGGAGCTCCAGCATGTCGTGCTGCGCGGCGGCATCGCGTACGAACGCATGACGCTCGCCTGGCTCGACGACGTGATCGACACCCTCCACCGGCTCGGCCCCCAGGGCTGA
- a CDS encoding YjbQ family protein, with amino-acid sequence MSDAFTTRVLRVATGSSERVLDLTRDCEAFLREVAAGRDGLLNVFVPHATAGIAILETGAGSDDDLLAALHTLLPADDRWQHRHGSPGHGRDHVLPALVPPHATLPVVGGSLELGTWQSVCLVDTNVDNPDRQVRLSFLG; translated from the coding sequence ATGTCCGATGCGTTCACCACCCGAGTCCTGCGGGTCGCCACCGGTTCGAGCGAGCGGGTCCTCGACCTCACCCGTGACTGCGAGGCCTTCCTCCGCGAGGTCGCGGCCGGCCGCGACGGCCTCCTCAACGTCTTCGTCCCGCACGCCACGGCGGGCATCGCCATCCTGGAGACGGGGGCGGGCAGCGACGACGACCTCCTCGCCGCGCTGCACACCCTGCTCCCCGCCGACGACCGCTGGCAGCACCGGCACGGCAGCCCCGGCCACGGCCGCGACCACGTCCTGCCCGCCCTCGTCCCGCCGCACGCCACGCTGCCGGTGGTGGGCGGCAGCCTGGAACTCGGCACATGGCAGTCGGTGTGCCTGGTCGACACGAACGTCGACAATCCCGACCGGCAGGTCCGCCTGAGTTTCCTCGGCTGA